The proteins below come from a single Streptococcus porcinus genomic window:
- a CDS encoding sugar kinase, producing MTKVLSLGEILLRLSPPQYQTLTQANQLDCQFGGSELNVLATLAQLGHDVSLISVIPDNDLGRMTEQFLFSKQIGQEFIIKKGDRLGLYFYQKGFSIRSSRVTYDRKYSAFWESRLTDFDFEAVFKDVDWFHVSGITPALTEELYSITEFLMKKAQSLGVKVSFDLNFRASLWDSFQQARQKLSSLIRFANVCVGIEPIVLEGENKDLKDELGLARPYCDEKLLLHIVKEIANKYQLESIAFTQRESTHTNEYQLKAFLFQNGTLYKTEKTGIQVLDRVGTGDAFTAGLIHGLLSKGQPQLALETAMACFKFKHTIEGDINVVTTHDIEQLLYSNSHEIKR from the coding sequence ATGACAAAAGTACTTTCTTTGGGTGAGATTCTGCTGAGATTAAGTCCACCACAATATCAAACCTTAACCCAAGCTAATCAGTTAGATTGTCAGTTTGGAGGCTCGGAGTTAAATGTCTTAGCAACGCTGGCGCAATTAGGTCATGATGTTTCTTTAATTTCAGTTATTCCTGATAACGACTTGGGACGTATGACAGAACAGTTCTTGTTTTCAAAACAAATTGGGCAGGAATTTATTATAAAAAAAGGTGACCGCCTTGGTTTATATTTCTACCAAAAAGGTTTTTCAATCAGATCTAGCAGGGTAACTTATGATCGTAAATATTCCGCTTTTTGGGAAAGTCGTTTGACAGACTTTGATTTCGAAGCAGTTTTTAAGGACGTAGATTGGTTTCATGTGTCGGGGATTACACCTGCTCTAACAGAGGAATTATATTCTATTACTGAATTTTTGATGAAAAAAGCACAATCGCTAGGGGTAAAGGTATCATTTGATTTAAATTTTAGAGCTAGTTTATGGGACTCTTTTCAACAAGCTCGTCAAAAGCTATCATCACTTATACGCTTCGCTAATGTTTGTGTCGGCATTGAACCGATTGTTCTAGAGGGTGAAAATAAAGACTTGAAAGATGAACTAGGTTTGGCGAGGCCATATTGTGATGAAAAGCTCTTACTTCATATAGTGAAAGAAATTGCAAATAAATATCAGTTAGAATCGATAGCTTTTACCCAGAGAGAAAGCACTCATACTAATGAATACCAATTGAAAGCATTTCTCTTTCAAAATGGAACATTATATAAAACTGAGAAAACGGGTATTCAAGTGTTAGATCGTGTTGGAACTGGAGATGCTTTTACTGCGGGCTTAATCCATGGTTTATTAAGCAAAGGTCAACCACAATTAGCCCTTGAAACGGCTATGGCTTGTTTTAAATTTAAACACACTATTGAGGGTGATATTAACGTTGTTACTACTCATGATATTGAGCAACTATTATATTCAAACTCACATGAAATAAAAAGATAA
- the uidA gene encoding beta-glucuronidase, with the protein MLYPLLTKTRSVYDLNGVWNFTLGSHDPKTLLSSEELMVVPSSFNDVIVDTEKRNYIGDFWYERLVDLPSVSDAEELVIRFGSVTHHAKVYVNGTFLGEHRGGFTPFEVVIPDDYYQEGQIKLSVCVNNCLDYTTLPVGNYSEEVIEDGSIKKVVKENFDFFNYAGIHRPVKLIVRPKNHISDIVINAVLSDDLKSADIEVTISTSKPIDSYKISILDEDKNILTESLTGQIHLEQIRLWEVLDAYLYTARIETFCDGSLSDVFEETFGLRKIEVKDAQFLINNKPVYFKGFGKHEDTFINGRGLNEAANLMDLNLLKEIGANSFRTSHYPYSEEMMRLADRMGILVINEVPAVGLFHNFMASLDLDDKDNGTWNVMKTKGAHEQAIRELVKRDKNHPSVVMWVVANEPASHEEGARDYFKPLVQLYRELDPEKRPVTLVNIMMATPDKDQVMDLVDVVCLNRYYAWYVDHGDLKKGEAGLRKELLAWQEKFPEKPIIMTEYGADTLPGLHSSWAVPYTEEFQSAFYEMSHSVFDSIPNLVGEQVWNFADFETNLMILRVQGNHKGLFSRNRQPKQVVRDFKERWKAIPNYHYKKK; encoded by the coding sequence ATGTTATATCCATTGTTGACAAAAACAAGAAGTGTTTATGATTTAAATGGAGTATGGAATTTTACTTTGGGGAGCCATGATCCAAAGACACTATTAAGTTCAGAGGAACTGATGGTTGTTCCTAGTTCCTTTAATGATGTCATTGTTGATACAGAAAAACGAAATTATATTGGTGATTTTTGGTATGAGCGGTTGGTAGATTTACCATCTGTATCAGATGCTGAAGAATTAGTAATTCGGTTTGGTTCAGTTACACATCATGCTAAAGTTTATGTTAATGGAACTTTTTTAGGAGAACATAGAGGTGGCTTTACTCCATTTGAAGTTGTTATTCCAGATGATTATTACCAAGAAGGTCAGATTAAACTTTCAGTTTGTGTTAATAATTGTTTAGACTACACGACACTACCTGTTGGTAACTATTCAGAAGAAGTCATTGAAGATGGCTCAATTAAAAAAGTAGTTAAGGAAAACTTTGACTTTTTTAACTATGCAGGGATTCATAGACCGGTGAAATTGATTGTTAGACCTAAAAATCATATTTCTGATATTGTCATTAACGCTGTTCTTTCAGATGATTTAAAATCTGCAGATATAGAAGTTACTATTAGTACTAGCAAGCCCATTGATTCCTATAAAATTAGCATTTTAGATGAGGATAAAAATATTCTTACGGAATCCTTAACAGGTCAGATTCATTTGGAACAGATTCGCTTGTGGGAAGTTCTAGATGCCTATCTTTATACGGCACGTATCGAAACGTTTTGTGATGGTAGTCTATCTGACGTTTTTGAAGAAACTTTTGGTTTACGTAAGATTGAAGTGAAAGATGCACAATTTTTAATTAACAATAAGCCTGTCTATTTTAAAGGGTTTGGAAAGCATGAAGATACCTTTATTAATGGGCGTGGCCTTAATGAAGCAGCTAATTTAATGGACTTAAATCTCTTAAAAGAGATTGGAGCCAATTCTTTTAGAACTTCGCACTATCCCTACTCTGAGGAAATGATGAGATTGGCGGATAGAATGGGGATTTTAGTTATTAATGAAGTGCCTGCCGTAGGCTTATTCCATAACTTTATGGCTTCACTTGATTTGGATGATAAAGATAATGGAACTTGGAATGTTATGAAAACTAAAGGAGCGCATGAACAAGCTATTCGAGAGTTGGTTAAGCGTGACAAAAATCATCCTTCGGTAGTGATGTGGGTTGTGGCAAATGAACCTGCGAGCCACGAAGAAGGTGCTCGCGATTACTTCAAACCTTTAGTTCAGTTATATAGAGAATTAGACCCAGAAAAAAGACCAGTAACGTTAGTTAACATTATGATGGCTACTCCGGATAAAGACCAGGTCATGGATCTGGTAGATGTTGTCTGCTTAAATCGCTATTACGCATGGTATGTTGACCATGGAGATTTGAAAAAAGGGGAAGCTGGGCTACGCAAGGAATTGCTAGCTTGGCAAGAAAAATTCCCTGAAAAACCGATTATCATGACAGAGTACGGAGCAGATACACTGCCAGGATTACATTCCTCTTGGGCTGTTCCCTATACGGAAGAATTTCAATCTGCTTTTTATGAGATGTCCCATAGTGTTTTTGACAGCATACCAAACTTAGTTGGTGAGCAAGTTTGGAATTTTGCTGATTTTGAAACTAATTTGATGATCTTACGTGTTCAAGGAAATCATAAAGGTCTGTTTTCAAGAAATCGTCAGCCTAAACAAGTCGTCAGAGATTTTAAAGAACGCTGGAAAGCTATTCCTAATTACCATTACAAAAAGAAATAG
- a CDS encoding FadR/GntR family transcriptional regulator produces the protein MARPLVEQAADRLMHLILEREYPIGAKLPNEYELAQDLDVGRSTVREAVRSLAARNILEVRQGSGTYISSKKGVAEDPFGFAFVKDRVKLTTDLFELRYLLEPRIAERAAQFADDEDIKRLEEVVYAIEEALEANDPIHLELDVKFHSMIAEMSGNIAVSSLIPVINQSIQIINEDYTNRQMKKTSIEAHRNILKAIQSRHPIAAYDSMMSHVLTVRQSVLNDWFDKKIDIQGLPSSKK, from the coding sequence ATGGCTAGGCCCTTAGTAGAACAAGCGGCGGATCGCTTAATGCATTTGATACTAGAGCGGGAATATCCTATAGGTGCTAAACTTCCAAACGAGTATGAATTAGCCCAAGATCTTGATGTTGGAAGAAGTACAGTACGTGAAGCCGTTAGAAGTCTTGCTGCACGAAATATTTTGGAGGTTAGACAGGGTTCGGGTACTTATATTAGTTCCAAAAAAGGCGTTGCAGAGGATCCTTTTGGTTTTGCATTTGTTAAAGATCGTGTAAAATTAACAACTGATTTATTTGAATTACGCTATCTGCTGGAGCCGCGGATTGCAGAAAGAGCTGCACAATTTGCTGATGATGAGGATATTAAACGTTTAGAAGAAGTTGTCTATGCAATTGAAGAAGCATTGGAGGCAAATGATCCAATCCATCTTGAATTAGATGTCAAGTTTCATAGTATGATAGCAGAAATGAGTGGCAATATTGCAGTCTCCAGTTTAATTCCAGTTATTAACCAATCTATTCAAATCATCAATGAAGACTATACAAATCGTCAGATGAAAAAAACAAGTATTGAAGCTCACCGAAATATTTTAAAGGCCATTCAATCAAGGCATCCTATAGCTGCGTACGATAGCATGATGTCTCATGTTCTTACGGTTAGACAGTCGGTGTTGAATGATTGGTTTGATAAGAAAATTGATATTCAAGGTTTACCATCCTCTAAAAAGTGA